Genomic window (Candidatus Diapherotrites archaeon):
TATAGTCATTTAATACTTTCTTGGCTAAAAAATTATTAATAAAGGCGAGTTCTGCTTTATGCCCTAAGATTTCAATGTCTGCCTTTGAAATGCTGCCGCCGGTTTTATAGAAGTCGCTTGAGTGGGCATATTCATGGGCGATTGTATAATAACTAGCATAGTAGTAAGCTACATCCAGCATACTCGATGAAGGGCTTATGTTAAATGTTTTTGTTAATGAAGGCAAGAGCGTAATATCACTTTGTATTAATGTGTCCAGTACTGTTACACTTGTTGTTGAATCGCTATTTAAAAGGTCTACTACTCTTCCAATATCTGCAATGCTATACCCTTTCATGTTAAGCAGGGTCTTCTGGTTAGTTGAATTAAAACGCACTTCAAGAAATATTGAGCTCAATGTTGCTCCAAGCGGTTGCAGTGAATCTTTTATGCCACCATAAGAAACCTTGGGAATTTGGCCTTCGTTGAATGAAATGAGCAAATCGCTTTTTAGTGAATCAAAGTTAACGCCCGCAGATTTATAGTAATTTGAAACCTCTTTCTGCTTGTCTTTATAAGTTGAGGTTACCTCTGCGTTCCCGCTTGGGTCAACGAACTTCAAGGGATTATTGCTCACATAAGAATACCTATTCAGTGTCTGCGGTTTCTCTAATTTCCCTGAAACCTTGTCTGCTGTAATGAACCTTCCAATTAATGGGTCATAGTATCTTGCGCCGTAATAATACAAATTGCTTTTTGGGTCCAATTCCTTTCCAGTAAAGCCGTAATTGGTTGAAGAAGTGCCTGAGACCTGCAGTGTGTTGCCGTAAGGGTCATAGGATTCCTGCATTACTGAGGCACCAGAAGAGTTTGTCATCAAAGAAGTGCTTCCCAGCTGATCCGAATGATAGTATTCAACACTGCTTCCATTCACAATTCTTGCAATCCTCTGGCCGTTGGCGTAAAAATAGGTTGTGTTTGTTTCAGTGAATGCTGCAGCTAATTGAATGATTAAAAGAAAA
Coding sequences:
- a CDS encoding RHS repeat-associated core domain-containing protein translates to MKYKKLIAFFAFLLIIQLAAAFTETNTTYFYANGQRIARIVNGSSVEYYHSDQLGSTSLMTNSSGASVMQESYDPYGNTLQVSGTSSTNYGFTGKELDPKSNLYYYGARYYDPLIGRFITADKVSGKLEKPQTLNRYSYVSNNPLKFVDPSGNAEVTSTYKDKQKEVSNYYKSAGVNFDSLKSDLLISFNEGQIPKVSYGGIKDSLQPLGATLSSIFLEVRFNSTNQKTLLNMKGYSIADIGRVVDLLNSDSTTSVTVLDTLIQSDITLLPSLTKTFNISPSSSMLDVAYYYASYYTIAHEYAHSSDFYKTGGSISKADIEILGHKAELAFINNFLAKKVLNDYKNNVLNREQYDFVNQLLDARRNDIKSQIKYWEQQKK